A genomic stretch from Salarias fasciatus chromosome 18, fSalaFa1.1, whole genome shotgun sequence includes:
- the LOC115405889 gene encoding guanylate kinase-like, translating to MFVRCFSRVRSAMENLRPVVLSGPSGAGKSTLLKKLMGEYDNVFGFSVSHTTRSPRAGEVNGKHYHFVTRDEMQSSIDGGDFIESAEYSGNLYGTSKAAVHAVQKNNLICILDIDMQGVKSIKKTDLNPIYISIQPPTLQTLEKRLRDRKTETEESLQKRLKAAEEEIAFSKQPDVFDHIVINDKLDEAYEQLKQALMEEINKVKNINSSS from the exons ATGTTTGTCCGGTGTTTCTCCCGGGTGCGTTCAG CGATGGAAAACCTGAGGCCGGTGGTCCTGAGCGGGCCCTCGGGGGCCGGGAAAAGCACCCTGCTGAAGAAGCTGATGGGGGAGTACGACAACGTGTTCGGCTTCAGCGTCTCAC ATACAACCAGGAGCCCTCGGGCTGGAGAAGTAAACGGAAAAC ATTACCACTTCGTGACGCGGGACGAGATGCAGTCCAGCATCGACGGCGGCGACTTCATCGAGAGCGCCGAGTACTCGGGCAACCTGTACGGGACGAGCAAGGCGGCCGTGCACGCCGTCCAGAAGAACAACCTCATCTGCATCCTGGACATCGACATGCAGGGAGTGAAGAGCATCAAGAAGACCGACCTGAATCCCATCTACATCTCCATCCAGCCGCCCACCCTGCAGACACTG GAAAAGCGTTTAAGAGACcgaaaaacagagacagaggagagccTGCAGAAGCGCCTCAAAGCTGCCGAAGAGGAAATCGCCTTCA GTAAACAGCCGGACGTGTTCGATCACATCGTCATCAACGACAAGCTGGACGAGGCGTACGAACAGCTGAAACAAGCTCTGATGGAG gAAATAAATAAGGTGAAGAATATCAACTCCTCTTCGTAG